Below is a window of Candidatus Obscuribacter sp. DNA.
TGACGAGACTTTGACTTGTAGACCCTGTCACTACAAAAAGACCTGTCTCAATCGCGAATGCCTTACAGCCCTGCCTGCTGAGCGTATCTATAAAGAATGTCTGGCATTGCTCAAAAAATAGGGTTGTTACGGTTAAAAACTCCGCTGTGAGTTAAAATATAGGCGTTGATACATATAGGTTGATTCTCTTGAAAAACGCAGCCGCTAAAGTACTGTTACTCTCATTGACTCTTGCATTGGCAAACTTTGCTCCCGGGCAAAATGCCTTTGCCAAAGAAAAAGACATTGAGCGCAAGCCGACCAGTAAACATTACCCAGCTCCCACTATCGAAGGGCTCTCAAGCATGAAGCCCAAGCAGAGAGTGGCGCTCAAGTTTCCTATATACGATCAAGGTGGGTCTTATTGGTACTCCCACAAGCAATACGAAAAGGCACGCCAGTACTGGATGACTGCTTTGCGCTATGCCGAGCAAGAAGTGCCACCAGAGAGAGCTCGTGGTTTGTCATCCGAGACAGAATCTGCAGTAGTCTCGCTTATTGATCACTTGATGTATTTTATCCGTGATGTGCACTATGTGCCCGGTTATTATTCTACTCAGGCTGCCAGTCCTCAGGACAGGCCTAGAGGAGAGACCACAAACTTTCAAGATCCAGATCCACGCAAAGTAATGCTGCACAATTTGCAGGGTCAAATGCGCGGCTTTGCCGAGGATCAGCGCTGGTGGGAGCGTATCAAAAACTTTGCCAGACGCACATTGGGAGAAGGCCACAGAAGCATGTATCACTGGACTCAAGTGATGGAGCAAGCGGACTTCCACTACAAAGTAATAAATACCAGAGGCGCTATCCAAGATTTGGAGAGACAGCTCAATGTTAAAACAGCCGAATCTGGTATGAACTTTGGTGGTGGCACTAGCAGTAACACGACTGGTACTACCGGTACTGGTGGCACTAATAACAATCCAGTCAAACGTGGCGAAGTAGAAAACCCCTGGCCCTAAGGCACTGCAAAGTAATCCATTTAATGCCAATTTAATGGGCTTGATCTTAGGATTGGTGTACTTCACCAGTAGGTTTACTATGGAAAAGTTTAAGGCTCAGCCTCACAATAGAGAGGATGTTAGTACTGACGCGCAAAATATTGCGTTGCATGCTCAAAGAGCGATTTCAGATGGTTCGCATAAAGCTTCGCAGGGCTTGTTAGAGCAAGTGCATCAAATCTCGCAAAAGGGTCCGGAACATCTAAACAGTGTCTTCAGGCAAGTGGAAAAAGATAGCGGACGCATGAATATGTTGCCGCGCGCCCAGGTTGATGGGGATGGATCGATAAATTTTACGGCACCAAGAGTCAGTCAGGTTTTGGGGCTAAACTACAGAGAAGTATCGGTGCAATCAGTTGGTGGCAAGACGTATGTTAATGGCGACGTTGATAGAAACCCACTCATGGCATTGGGACGTTCTGCTGTTAATTCGGCAACCAACTCGGTGGGTAGACCTTACACTCGGATGCTGACTAAATAGCAGTTATTGCGTAGCCTTAAATAGATGACCGCTCTCAAACAATACCGGCAGTCCACGCACCAGACAAAATGCTGCTGAGATATAGACCATCACATCAGCTGTGATGGCAAGCTGGCTTTGTACTGGTGTTGGTATATGGCAGGCGATGATCAGACAAAATGCCAGTGCTTTGACCACAGCATAAGTAAAACGGCTAAAGTTGGATGCCACCAAAAACTTGCCCAGTGGTGACTGCATCATTGTTTTGGCACCAAATGCGGTATAGCCTTGCTCGCTTGCCTGGCTGCGCAAAGCGTCCACAAAAGTACCACGCACTAGGTAGAGCAGAGGCACCCAGACTGCTATCCAGCCTAGACTGGCAAAGACTATCCAGTAAGCCATCTCCACTGCTCTGTCGCCGGCGATATCGAGGATAGCGCCAAACTTAGAGGATTGATTGAGCTTGCGGGCAAAATATCCATCTAGCCCGTCAGCCCAAATAACAAATACAGTCAGTCCAAATACGGTCCAGAGTATTGTATTTGTGGCCGGCAGGTAAAGCAGCGCCAGAGTAAAGAGAGCAAGTACTACTCTCGATACTGTGATTACATTGGCGACGTTGACCATCCGGATTTATACAGTCTTTATTGAGCTTATATGTCCAGGTTGCCGACGAGGTGGCTGTTCACTTCGATAAACTCGCGACGCGGTGCTACTGATTCGCCCATGAGCAAGTCAAAGACGTGGTCAGCTTCAGATACGTCAGCGACGCTTACGCGCTTGAGAGTACGAGTGGCTGGGTTCATGGTTGTTTCCCAGAGTTGCTCGGGCATCATTTCGCCAAGACCCTTAAAGCGCTGGACGTCAATTTTGTCACCGAGTTCGGCTCTCAATGCTTCGAGTTTGTGCTCGTTATAGCAGTATTCAACACGCTTGCCCTTGGTCACTTTGTAGAGTGGTGGTTGAGCGATATAGACATAACCTTGCTCGACCATTGGTTTGGCATAGCGGAAGAAGAATGTCAGAAGCAATGTGCGGATGTGGCTACCATCGACGTCGGCGTCGGTCATGATGATGATTTTGTGATAGCGCAGTTTGCTCATGTCGAGGTTTTCGGCGTTAGGACGCAAAAGACCTACTGATTTTGTGCCATCTTCATCTTCGTCTTTGACTTGCAGACCGATGGCCTGGATCATCGCCTGTACTTCAGCGTTATCGTAGATGCGGCTGGGCTGTACTCTTTCGACGTTGAGGATTTTACCTCTGAGAGGCAAAATAGCCTGGAATGTCCGGTCGCGGCCTTGCTTGGCGCTACCACCGGCGGAGTCACCTTCTACCAGATAAACTTCGCATCTCTCAGGGTCTTTATCAGAGCAGTCAGCCAGTTTGCCTGGTAGACCAGTACCTGAGAGAGCCGATTGTCTGCGGATTGTTTGTTTAGCTTTTTGAGCAGCTTCACGAGCAGACTTGGATTGGATTACCTTTTGGATGATGTCTTTAGCTGGTTTGGGGTTGAGTTCTAGCCAGTCAGCCAGACGCTCAGCTACGACACCCTGGACCACGCCCTGGACTTCACGGTTGCCCAGTCTTTCTTTGGTCTGACCTTCAAACTGAGGGTCTGGCACTTTGACTGAGATAATCGCAGTCAGACCTTCACGCACGTCGTCTCCAGTAAAGTTGGCATCGCCTTCTTTGAGGAGGTTATTTTTACGAGCGTAATCGTTAACGATACGGGTGAGTGCGTTTCTAAAACCAGTTAAGTGTGTACCACCATCATGGGTATTGATGTTGTTAACAAAGCTGTATACAGACTCGCTGTACTGAGCGGTCCACTGCATGGAGCATTCAACAGTTACTTCCTGGTCTCTTTGCTCAAAGTAGATTGGTGGTTTGTGGAGGTTGTCTCTGGTCTCGTTGAGATACTCTACATAGCTGGCGATACCACCAGCATAGTGATAAGTCTCAGATTTGCTCTCGGCTTTGCGGTTGTCGGTGAGGACGATGCATAGACCTTTATTGAGGAAGGCCATTTCGCGCAATCTGGTGGCCAGTACATCCCACTCAAAATAGATCTTGAGTCTGACGCCATCTTCGTTGAAGTCGTGGAAGATTTCATGGTCGGGCCAGTAAGTAACTTTTGTGCCACGAATGTCGATTTCGCCCAATACTTGCAAGTCACCATCGGCAACACCACGCAAGTAGACTTGTTTGTGCACTCGGCCGTTTCTATATACTTCTACTTCCAAACGCTCAGACAGGGCGTTTACAACAGAAGCACCGACGCCGTGCAAGCCGCCAGATACCTTATATCCGCCGCCGCCAAACTTACCGCCAGCGTGTAGTACTGTAAAGACTGTTTCAACAGCGCTCTTACCGGTTTGTTCAACGATATCTGTGGGGATACCGCGACCGTTGTCGAGGACTGTGCAGGATTCGTCTGCGTTGATTGTTATTTCGATGCGAGTGCAATGTCCAGCCAAGGCTTCGTCTACTGAGTTGTCGACGATTTCCCAGACGGTGTGGTGCAGACCTCTTGGTCCGGTTGTACCGATGTACATACCAGGTCTGACACGGACAGCTTCCAGACCTTCCAGGACGCTGATTGATGATGCGTCATAGTTGCCCTGGACTTGTTCGTTGACTAATTCGTCTTGTGGATTTTTGACTTTCTCTTCTTCGTTCTTATCTTGATCTTCCAAAGATGCCACTGTCCCTTGCTCGTTCTTCGCCATGAATTGAATCCGTTTGCCTGTTTGTTTCTATTTTGTTATTAACCGTATAAGAAGATCACTGAGAGACCACGCCAAGATATCATCGGATATCTACTATGCATAGAATGGGCGTCTCAACGAAGGTCTTAAGCCTGTGAAGGCTAATTTTAGCACAGAAGCCTATTTCATGCCCTTTTTGGCTATGACCTGGAATCAATACCAGCTAAAATTCAATTACTAAAAGTCACTAAAACTCTCTTTGCAACTGGAAGTAAATCATTGGACGTTTTTTTCGATCCTAAACCCGGCTTAATCGACAGGTCAGCTATTGCGCTGGGCTTCTTTGACGGGGTGCACCCCGGGCATCAGGCAGTTATTGGCAAGGCCATTGAAGAAGCGCGCCGCCTTAATATCCCCTCAGGTGTGGTCACTTTTAAAGACCATCCTCGTGGTTTGACCAGAGGGCAAGCGCCTTTGCTGCTTACTGTGATTGAGGAGCGGCTTGGTTTATTTAAAGAAATGGGCGTGGATGTAGCGCTGGTATTGACCTTTAGCGAAGAGCTTTGTCGCCTTACTCCCCAGGCCTATGTTGAAGACATGCTTGTAAAGGCAATGGGAGCAAAGTCTATTAGTGTCGGACATAACCACCATTTTGGTCGCGACCGCGAAGGCGATGCCAGTCTGCTTGCCAAAATGGGGGAGACGCTGGATTTTTGTGTCCATACCAGCGATATGGTTTATGTAGATGGTTTAGAGGTCTCAAGCAGTCGTGTGCGTGACCTCGTTATCGGCAAAAACCTTGAGCTTGCAGCCAAACTTTTATCGAGACCGTTTAGCGTGCGGGGCGAAATAGTCAAAGGTGATCAGCGCGGGCGCACCCTGGGCTTTCCTACTGCTAATGTCCACACTGCTAAAAATCAGCTTTTGCCGCCCTGCGGAGTATATGCTGGCTTTTGTGAAATAATTGGCGAAGGTCATGGGCAGAAGCATTTATGCGTGATTAATATCGGTGTCAGACCGACCTTTAAAAATCCAGAAATGCGCATGGATATGGCTAATCCTGAGCCGAAATTGACAGTTGAAGCTCATTTGCTCGATTTTGACCGCGATATTTATGGACGTGAATTGCGCGTTGAGTTTCACAAACTATTGCGCGACGAAAAGAAATTTGATGGTCTTGAATCGCTCAAAACACAGATTGCGCTTGACTGCCAGATGGCGCGCTCGACTATGCCCTGTCTCATTCTTTAAACTCAAGGCGATAGTCAATTGCTTTTAAAGCATGTCACCGTCAAAAACTTTCGTAATTATCAGGACGCTACTCTGGAGCTCAGTCCCAGTCGTAATTTGCTCATTGGCGAAAACGCTCAGGGTAAGACTAACCTTTTGGAAGCCATTGAGATCATGGCAAACATGCGTCGCACCAGAGGAGCTAGCGATAGAGAGCTTGTGATGGTCGGTCAATCGCAAGCTTTTATTGAGGTAGGTTATGTCAGTCAGGGCATTGCCGAGAACGCCAGTTTGACTTATGCACTTAATCCGCGACTGAGCAAAACTATCAAAATTAATGGTGTCAAACAAACACGCAACGAACTCAGTGGTCGCATTAGCAGACTCACCGCCGTTAGCTTTAGCTCGCGTGATCTCAGCCTTTTGCGCGGTGGGCCAAAAGATCGCCGCGACTGGCTTGATGATGTGATGGGTAAGCTCAGGCACAGTCTCTATGAGCTTTTGAGTAAATACGAAAAAGTCGTGCAGCAACGTAATCGTCTGTTGAAAACTCTGTTTGAAAAAGGGCGAGTCTCAGTCAGCGACCAGGACGAACTAAAAGTCTGGGATACGCAGCTCTGCCGTTATGGTAGCCGCATTATTAAGAGTCGGGTGGACACCCTTGCTTTGATTTTGCCGGGAGCTGAAGCCAATCAATCGCGGGTCTCTGGGCTAAAAGAAAAACTCAACGCTGCGTATATTTTTAGAGAGCACGATCAAGACGAGCCGCAAAACGAGCAAGAAGTAGGACAAGCAGCCAGTGTGGGCGACCTGGTCGAAGCGACTGTGGAAGAAATCGAAGAGCGTATCGCCAAAAGTCTAAAGATGCGCCGTGCCGAAGAAATCGCTCGCAAGCAAACCTTGACTGGACCGCACCGCGATGACATCAGTTTTGCTCTTAATGATTTATCAGCCCAATCCTTTGGCAGTCAGGGTCAACAGCGCTCTTTGGTTTTGTCGCTCAAATTGGCTGAGCTAAAGCTTGTCGAGGAGCATCTGGCGGAGCCGCCACTGCTCTTGCTCGATGATGTCCTGGCTGAGTTAGATTTGTCCAGGCAGGGCATGCTTATGG
It encodes the following:
- a CDS encoding CDP-alcohol phosphatidyltransferase family protein, which encodes MVNVANVITVSRVVLALFTLALLYLPATNTILWTVFGLTVFVIWADGLDGYFARKLNQSSKFGAILDIAGDRAVEMAYWIVFASLGWIAVWVPLLYLVRGTFVDALRSQASEQGYTAFGAKTMMQSPLGKFLVASNFSRFTYAVVKALAFCLIIACHIPTPVQSQLAITADVMVYISAAFCLVRGLPVLFESGHLFKATQ
- the gyrB gene encoding DNA topoisomerase (ATP-hydrolyzing) subunit B → MAKNEQGTVASLEDQDKNEEEKVKNPQDELVNEQVQGNYDASSISVLEGLEAVRVRPGMYIGTTGPRGLHHTVWEIVDNSVDEALAGHCTRIEITINADESCTVLDNGRGIPTDIVEQTGKSAVETVFTVLHAGGKFGGGGYKVSGGLHGVGASVVNALSERLEVEVYRNGRVHKQVYLRGVADGDLQVLGEIDIRGTKVTYWPDHEIFHDFNEDGVRLKIYFEWDVLATRLREMAFLNKGLCIVLTDNRKAESKSETYHYAGGIASYVEYLNETRDNLHKPPIYFEQRDQEVTVECSMQWTAQYSESVYSFVNNINTHDGGTHLTGFRNALTRIVNDYARKNNLLKEGDANFTGDDVREGLTAIISVKVPDPQFEGQTKERLGNREVQGVVQGVVAERLADWLELNPKPAKDIIQKVIQSKSAREAAQKAKQTIRRQSALSGTGLPGKLADCSDKDPERCEVYLVEGDSAGGSAKQGRDRTFQAILPLRGKILNVERVQPSRIYDNAEVQAMIQAIGLQVKDEDEDGTKSVGLLRPNAENLDMSKLRYHKIIIMTDADVDGSHIRTLLLTFFFRYAKPMVEQGYVYIAQPPLYKVTKGKRVEYCYNEHKLEALRAELGDKIDVQRFKGLGEMMPEQLWETTMNPATRTLKRVSVADVSEADHVFDLLMGESVAPRREFIEVNSHLVGNLDI
- a CDS encoding bifunctional riboflavin kinase/FAD synthetase, giving the protein MDVFFDPKPGLIDRSAIALGFFDGVHPGHQAVIGKAIEEARRLNIPSGVVTFKDHPRGLTRGQAPLLLTVIEERLGLFKEMGVDVALVLTFSEELCRLTPQAYVEDMLVKAMGAKSISVGHNHHFGRDREGDASLLAKMGETLDFCVHTSDMVYVDGLEVSSSRVRDLVIGKNLELAAKLLSRPFSVRGEIVKGDQRGRTLGFPTANVHTAKNQLLPPCGVYAGFCEIIGEGHGQKHLCVINIGVRPTFKNPEMRMDMANPEPKLTVEAHLLDFDRDIYGRELRVEFHKLLRDEKKFDGLESLKTQIALDCQMARSTMPCLIL
- the recF gene encoding DNA replication/repair protein RecF, which produces MLLKHVTVKNFRNYQDATLELSPSRNLLIGENAQGKTNLLEAIEIMANMRRTRGASDRELVMVGQSQAFIEVGYVSQGIAENASLTYALNPRLSKTIKINGVKQTRNELSGRISRLTAVSFSSRDLSLLRGGPKDRRDWLDDVMGKLRHSLYELLSKYEKVVQQRNRLLKTLFEKGRVSVSDQDELKVWDTQLCRYGSRIIKSRVDTLALILPGAEANQSRVSGLKEKLNAAYIFREHDQDEPQNEQEVGQAASVGDLVEATVEEIEERIAKSLKMRRAEEIARKQTLTGPHRDDISFALNDLSAQSFGSQGQQRSLVLSLKLAELKLVEEHLAEPPLLLLDDVLAELDLSRQGMLMELVQDKMQTLITTTHLDGFRPEWLTGAQITKVVQGRLES